The genomic segment CCGTCGTCGTGACCCGACCCGCGCGTCCCACTGGCAAGCGGTCCCGGCGCGCCGGAGCCACGGCGTTGGCCGAGCCGGAGGAAGTCGAATCGACCGCCGAGGAACTGGGCGTCGAGGACAAGCCGGGCAAGAAGGCGAAGGCCAAGAAGAAGAAGGCCAAGTCCGGGCCGTCGCGCAATCCCATCCTGTTCGTCTGGAACTACCTCAAGCAGGTCGTAGCCGAGCTGCGCAAGGTGATCTGGCCCAACCGCAAGCAGATGGTCAGCTACACCACCGTGGTTCTGCTGTTCCTGGCCTTCATGGTCGCCCTGATCGGCGGGGTGGACCTTGGCCTGGCCAAGCTTGTGCTGTGGGTGTTCGGCTAACGAACGCTGACGTTTTTAGAGAGGACTGACTACCGTGACTACCCCCGAAGGCGATACGCCCACGGGTGAGGCCGTCGATGTGATCGACGAGACCACGCCTGAGCTCGAGGCGGCGCCTGACGCTGAGGCGACGGAAGCCGCCGGCGAGGCTGCCGAGGAGGAGCTCGATCCGGCCGCCGCGCTCAAGGCTGAACTGCGCAGCAAGCCGGGCGACTGGTACGTCATCCACTCCTACGCCGGCTACGAGAACAAGGTGAAGGCCAACCTCGAGACCCGCGTGCAGAACCTGGACGTGGGCGACTACATCTTCCAGGTCGAGGTGCCGACCGAAGAGGTCACCGAGATCAAGAACGGCCAGCGCAAGCAGGTCAACCGCAAGGTGCTGCCGGGCTACATCCTGGTGCGCATGGACCTGACCGACGACTCGTGGGCCGCGGTGCGCAACACCCCGGGTGTGACGGGCTTCGTCGGCGCGACGTCACGGCCGACCGCGCTGTCGCTCAACGACGTGGTGAAGTTCCTGCTGCCGCAGGGCGCGGCGAAGAAGCCGGGCAAGGCGGCATCGACCGCGGCGTCTGCTGCATCGTCGGAGGCCACGCTGGAGCGCCCGGAGATCCTGGTGGACTTCGAGGTGGGCGAGTCGGTCACCGTCATGGACGGCCCGTTCGCGACGCTGCCGGCCTCGATCAGCGAGGTCAACGCCGAACAGCAGAAGCTCAAGGTGCTGGTGTCCATCTTCGGCCGCGAGACACCCGTCGAACTGACCTTCAACCAGGTCGCCAAGATCTGATCGCGTTCCGCGATCGCTAGAAAGGAAACAACCCCCAATGGCCCCCAAGAAAAAGGTCGTCGGGCTGATCAAGCTGCAGATCCAGGCCGGGCAGGCCAACCCCGCCCCGCCGGTCGGCCCTGCGCTCGGCCAGCACGGCGTCAACATCATGGAGTTCTGCAAGGCGTACAACGCCGCAACGGAAAACCAGCGCGGCAACGTCATCCCCGTCGAGATCAGCGTCTACGAGGACCGCAGCTTCACGTTCGCGCTGAAGACCCCGCCCGCCGCCAAGCTGCTGCTCAAGGCTGCCGGTGTGCAGAAGGGTTCGGCGGAGCCGCACAAGACCAAGGTCGCCAAGGTGACCTGGGATCAGGTGCGCGAGATCGCCGAGACCAAGAAGGAAGACCTGAACGCCAACGACATCGATCAGGCTGCCAAGATCATCGCCGGCACCGCCCGGTCGATGGGCATCACGGTCGAATAGTTCGACCACGTGGGAGGGCTGGCATCGGCCCGACAACCACGACCTCTGAAATCTAGGAGACACCAATGAGCAAGACCAGCAAGGCGTATCGCGAAGCCGCCGAGAAGGTGGACCGCACCAAGCTCTACACCCCGCTCGAGGCGGCGAAGCTCGCCAAGGAGACCTCGTCGAAGAAGCAGGACGCGACCGTCGAGGTGGCGATCCGGCTCGGCGTCGACCCACGCAAGGCCGACCAGATGGTCCGCGGCACGGTCAACCTGCCCAACGGCACGGGTAAGACCGCACGCGTCGCGGTGTTCGCGGTGGGGGAGAAGGCCG from the Mycolicibacterium crocinum genome contains:
- the rplK gene encoding 50S ribosomal protein L11; translation: MAPKKKVVGLIKLQIQAGQANPAPPVGPALGQHGVNIMEFCKAYNAATENQRGNVIPVEISVYEDRSFTFALKTPPAAKLLLKAAGVQKGSAEPHKTKVAKVTWDQVREIAETKKEDLNANDIDQAAKIIAGTARSMGITVE
- the nusG gene encoding transcription termination/antitermination protein NusG, which encodes MTTPEGDTPTGEAVDVIDETTPELEAAPDAEATEAAGEAAEEELDPAAALKAELRSKPGDWYVIHSYAGYENKVKANLETRVQNLDVGDYIFQVEVPTEEVTEIKNGQRKQVNRKVLPGYILVRMDLTDDSWAAVRNTPGVTGFVGATSRPTALSLNDVVKFLLPQGAAKKPGKAASTAASAASSEATLERPEILVDFEVGESVTVMDGPFATLPASISEVNAEQQKLKVLVSIFGRETPVELTFNQVAKI
- the secE gene encoding preprotein translocase subunit SecE; this translates as MSDERDSADAASDGNEDTNGGQTVVVTRPARPTGKRSRRAGATALAEPEEVESTAEELGVEDKPGKKAKAKKKKAKSGPSRNPILFVWNYLKQVVAELRKVIWPNRKQMVSYTTVVLLFLAFMVALIGGVDLGLAKLVLWVFG